GCTGACCGGTGATCAAAAACGGGTCGGTTCGACTTCCCTGCTCAGTGCCGCCAGTTGCGCCGTTTCGGGTGCTGGATACGCTGCTCAAGCTGGTCAGCATAGGCCGCCCGCTCGCCCGCAGTCATCGCAACGATCTGATCCAGCCAGGCCGTCTGAACGGAGCGCTGGAATTCATGCCGCCGTGTGGCCTGCGCCTCCAGCATCCCCCCCAGCGCCATCGCATCAAAAGGGCTGGCCCGCAGCAGCTCAACCACCTTGCCCCCTTCCGCACGCCGCCGCCCCTTGTAGCTGCCATGCTCGCCCTCAGCCGTGCTGCGAAGGCTGCGCCGGGTTTCAGCATCCAGATCCCGAAACAGCATGGCCCCGACCGGAGGCGGCATTCCGGCGCCTCTTTTGTGGTCGCTAAACCGCCAGGCCGCCCCGGCAACGACGCCAACCACCGCAAGGTTCAGCGCCAGCGACGCCATCAGCAGCCAGCGCAGGCGGCGGCTGGGTTTGGATTTGCGGGTCTCGTTGGTCATTCCATCTCCTCGCTCAGCACCACGGCCAGGTCGTAGCTATCATAGGGAAGGCTGTCATCAACCTGCTCCAGCCCCGCCAGGCTTACCGGGTCGGGCAGAAACGCAGGCGGCGCCAACCCGATCCACAGCCCGGCAGCACTGGCCGTGACCAATCCGCCAAGGGCAGGCCATCCACCAAGCCCGACCAACAAGTCCCGCAACCCGGCAAAAACTCCGCTGCCCGCAGCGCCCGGCTGCGCGGTCAGATCTGATCCCATTGCCTGACGCTCCAGGATCGCCGCCTGTGTCGCCGCAGCCTCGCTCAGGATCGCCTGCTCCAGCACCTCAGGGAGGGCGGCCGGGGCAGCGGTCCGCGCGCTGGCAAAAAGATCATCAAGCGCCAGCTCAGCCGCCACAAGATCCGCCGGGCCCAACCCGTCCCCGGCATCAGCGCCCGTCGGTGTGGGCGCGGTTTTTCCAGTTTTATCAACCATCACTATACCCCAGTTCGGCCCGGCGCCCGACCAGGATTGCCGCCAGCGCCCGCTTGCCCCGCGCGGTCAGACTTTCAACCGCCTCGACGCTGATGTCCATGATCCCGGCAATCTCCGGATTCGCCAGATCTTCGATGTGACGCAGCACCACCGCCTGCCGCTGACGCTCCGGCAAATGCATGAGTGCATCCTGCAACGCGTCCTGCCGCGCCCCGTCCTGCATCTGCTCCGCCGCGGATTTCGCAGGGTCCGGCGGGTCGGGAATGGCGTCCAGACCCAAATGTCCGCCCCGCAATCGGCGCTTATGATCAATACAGAGGTTCATCACCACCCGGTAGAGCCAAGTCGAAAGCCGCGCCCGCCCCGGCTCCCAATGTTCCGCCTGCCGCCACAGCCGTACCATCGCCTCCTGGGTGATGTCTTCGGCCTCTGCGCGATTGCCAAGCACCCGCAGTGCCACGCCTAGCGCCCGGGGGGCCAGCCGCGCCGTCAGCACAGCTGCGGCCTCCGGATCCCCAGCAGCAAAGCGGATCAGCAATGCCCCGTCCGGATCATCCACGCCCTCCGCCTTTGGCGTCGGCGGGCTTTCAGGCGGCGGCATCAGCGGGCCCTGCTCCGGGGCCCGCTCCGCAGTATTGGCAGATATATGCACCTGTCGTATCGGATCAGTTCTGCTCCACTTCGCCGCCCTGCATATCCCCACGTGGTTTATGACCGGCCCCATGGCGGCCCCGGAATTTTGCCCGCGCGCTCTCGAATTCTTCCTTGCTGATAGCACCATCGTCATTGGCGTCCACGCGGTCAAACATCTTTTCCATCCGGCGCGGCTTGGGCAGCTCATCAAGGCTGAGTGCGCCATCTTTGTCCACGTCCATCCGCTCCAGCATCGCAGCGGCGCGTGTTTTGGCACGGGCCTGTGCAGCGGCTTCCATTTCCGCCAGTGTCAGTTGACCATCACCATCGGTATCCGCCGCCGCGAAACGGGCCTCACGCAGCCCTTCCATCTCGGCCTTGGTCACCTGACCGTCGCCATTGATGTCCATCTCTTCAAAGCTCATGCGCGGACCATGACCCCCCTTGCCGCCAAAGCCCGGCTTCGCAATCGCACCCGTAGCTCCGATGACAGCTCCGACAGCGATAACGGCGGCGATAAACTTGGTATGTTTCATGTCTGCGGTTCCTTTTGCAGCAGGCAGCCCGTTGCTGCCGATCACAGAAACAAAACGCAGCCCCGGCAGAGTTCCGTCGCAAAAAAATCAAAAGCTCAGAAGAAATTTCCGGCAGCGCATTGCACCAAAGGTGCGGGCAGCGCACTCTTGCGGCATGCCGACGCACTACAGCGGACTGCCCCTTTAAACTTGCGGCCAATGCGCTCAAATATGCGGGCAAAAGATAGGATTTGTTATGACCGAGTCATCTGCGGCACTTTCAGCCGATCTCAAAACTGATACTCCGGAAGACCGCCCCACCATGCCCGCTGTGCTGCGCGGCTGGCGGTGCAAATGCCCCAATTGCGGCGAAGGCAAACTGTTGCATTCATATCTGAAGGTCAACGACAACTGCTCCAATTGCGGGCTCGACCTCACCAGCGCCCGCGCTGATGACGGCCCGGCGTATCTGACCATTCTGCTGGTCGGTCACATTATGGCGCCGCTGCTCCATGTGGTCTATTTCACCTGGCGGCCTGAGCCTATGGTTACTTTCACCGTGTTTTCGCTTGGCTGCCTGCTGTCATCGCTGTTTCTCCTGCCCCGGATGAAGGGTATCGTGATCGC
The nucleotide sequence above comes from Phaeobacter inhibens DSM 16374. Encoded proteins:
- a CDS encoding periplasmic heavy metal sensor, whose translation is MTNETRKSKPSRRLRWLLMASLALNLAVVGVVAGAAWRFSDHKRGAGMPPPVGAMLFRDLDAETRRSLRSTAEGEHGSYKGRRRAEGGKVVELLRASPFDAMALGGMLEAQATRRHEFQRSVQTAWLDQIVAMTAGERAAYADQLEQRIQHPKRRNWRH
- a CDS encoding RNA polymerase sigma factor; this translates as MPPPESPPTPKAEGVDDPDGALLIRFAAGDPEAAAVLTARLAPRALGVALRVLGNRAEAEDITQEAMVRLWRQAEHWEPGRARLSTWLYRVVMNLCIDHKRRLRGGHLGLDAIPDPPDPAKSAAEQMQDGARQDALQDALMHLPERQRQAVVLRHIEDLANPEIAGIMDISVEAVESLTARGKRALAAILVGRRAELGYSDG
- a CDS encoding EF-hand domain-containing protein translates to MKHTKFIAAVIAVGAVIGATGAIAKPGFGGKGGHGPRMSFEEMDINGDGQVTKAEMEGLREARFAAADTDGDGQLTLAEMEAAAQARAKTRAAAMLERMDVDKDGALSLDELPKPRRMEKMFDRVDANDDGAISKEEFESARAKFRGRHGAGHKPRGDMQGGEVEQN
- a CDS encoding DUF983 domain-containing protein — its product is MTESSAALSADLKTDTPEDRPTMPAVLRGWRCKCPNCGEGKLLHSYLKVNDNCSNCGLDLTSARADDGPAYLTILLVGHIMAPLLHVVYFTWRPEPMVTFTVFSLGCLLSSLFLLPRMKGIVIAYQWARRMHGFGKES